A region from the Phycodurus eques isolate BA_2022a chromosome 12, UOR_Pequ_1.1, whole genome shotgun sequence genome encodes:
- the hnrnpa3 gene encoding heterogeneous nuclear ribonucleoprotein A3 isoform X3 translates to MEDHDCKEPEQLRKLFIGGLSFETTEESLRAHFEQWGSLTDCVVMRDPGSKRSRGFGFVTYSSMVEVDDAMKERPHKVDGRVVEPKRAVSREDSNKPGAHLTVKKIFVGGIKEDTEEYHIRDYFKKYGKIESIDIMEERSTGKKRGFCFVTFDDHDTVDKIVAQKYHTINSHNCEVRKALSKQEMNVMSNSRGRSGGSGNFMDRSNNFGGGGSYGRDNYGGGRGGYDDFDGTGGNYGGGGGGGGYGGRGNYGGGSYGNQGGGYGGGCDGGYRGSSGGYGGGGNYNDCGNYGGNQSNYGPMKGNNFGGRNSGGPYGGGYGSSGGSGGYGSRRY, encoded by the exons GACCATGACTGTAAAGAACCAGAGCAGCTCAGGAAGCTCTTTATTGGTGGCCTGAGCTTCGAAACCACAGAGGAGAGTTTACGGGCCCATTTCGAGCAATGGGGATCACTGACAGACTGTGTG GTGATGAGAGACCCGGGCAGCAAGCGGTCGAGAGGTTTTGGCTTTGTGACCTACTCTTCCATGGTGGAGGTTGACGACGCCATGAAAGAAAGGCCTCATAAAGTAGACGGCCGAGTTGTAGAGCCCAAGAGGGCCGTGTCCCGAGAG GACTCCAATAAACCAGGGGCACATCTGACAGTGAAGAAGatctttgttggtggaattaagGAGGACACAGAAGAGTACCACATCCGAGACTATTTCAAGAAGTACGGAAAGATCGAAAGCATCGACATCATGGAGGAACGCTCCACTGGCAAGAAAAGAGGCTTCTGCTTCGTCACTTTTGACGATCATGACACCGTCGACAAAATTGTCG CTCAGAAATACCACACCATCAACTCGCACAATTGTGAAGTCAGAAAAGCGCTCTCGAAGCAAGAAATGAATGTAATGTCCAACAGCAGGG GGAGGAGTGGAGGCTCTGGTAACTTCATGGATAGAAGTAATAATTTTGGAGGTGGTGGCAGCTATGGTCGTG ATAACTACGGTGGAGGACGAGGTGGCTATGATGATTTTGATG GAACTGGTGGAAAttatggtggtggtggaggaggaggaggttatGGAGGACGTGGGAACTATGGAGGGGGCAGCTATGGTAATCAAGGTGGTGGATATGGTGGCGGCTGTGATGGAGGTTATCGAGGTAGTAGTGGAG GATACGGCGGGGGTGGAAATTACAATGATTGTGGCAACTATGGTGGCAATCAGTCCAACTACGGGCCCATGAAGGGAAACAATTTTGGTGGCAGAAACTCAGGTGGACCGTATGGAG GTGGCTATGGCTCCAGCGGCGGCAGTGGTGGTTATGGCTCACGGCGCTATTAA
- the hnrnpa3 gene encoding heterogeneous nuclear ribonucleoprotein A3 isoform X1 gives MKEGRKEEKSRSKVEGREDHDCKEPEQLRKLFIGGLSFETTEESLRAHFEQWGSLTDCVVMRDPGSKRSRGFGFVTYSSMVEVDDAMKERPHKVDGRVVEPKRAVSREDSNKPGAHLTVKKIFVGGIKEDTEEYHIRDYFKKYGKIESIDIMEERSTGKKRGFCFVTFDDHDTVDKIVAQKYHTINSHNCEVRKALSKQEMNVMSNSRGRSGGSGNFMDRSNNFGGGGSYGRDNYGGGRGGYDDFDGTGGNYGGGGGGGGYGGRGNYGGGSYGNQGGGYGGGCDGGYRGSSGGYGGGGNYNDCGNYGGNQSNYGPMKGNNFGGRNSGGPYGGGYGSSGGSGGYGSRRY, from the exons GACCATGACTGTAAAGAACCAGAGCAGCTCAGGAAGCTCTTTATTGGTGGCCTGAGCTTCGAAACCACAGAGGAGAGTTTACGGGCCCATTTCGAGCAATGGGGATCACTGACAGACTGTGTG GTGATGAGAGACCCGGGCAGCAAGCGGTCGAGAGGTTTTGGCTTTGTGACCTACTCTTCCATGGTGGAGGTTGACGACGCCATGAAAGAAAGGCCTCATAAAGTAGACGGCCGAGTTGTAGAGCCCAAGAGGGCCGTGTCCCGAGAG GACTCCAATAAACCAGGGGCACATCTGACAGTGAAGAAGatctttgttggtggaattaagGAGGACACAGAAGAGTACCACATCCGAGACTATTTCAAGAAGTACGGAAAGATCGAAAGCATCGACATCATGGAGGAACGCTCCACTGGCAAGAAAAGAGGCTTCTGCTTCGTCACTTTTGACGATCATGACACCGTCGACAAAATTGTCG CTCAGAAATACCACACCATCAACTCGCACAATTGTGAAGTCAGAAAAGCGCTCTCGAAGCAAGAAATGAATGTAATGTCCAACAGCAGGG GGAGGAGTGGAGGCTCTGGTAACTTCATGGATAGAAGTAATAATTTTGGAGGTGGTGGCAGCTATGGTCGTG ATAACTACGGTGGAGGACGAGGTGGCTATGATGATTTTGATG GAACTGGTGGAAAttatggtggtggtggaggaggaggaggttatGGAGGACGTGGGAACTATGGAGGGGGCAGCTATGGTAATCAAGGTGGTGGATATGGTGGCGGCTGTGATGGAGGTTATCGAGGTAGTAGTGGAG GATACGGCGGGGGTGGAAATTACAATGATTGTGGCAACTATGGTGGCAATCAGTCCAACTACGGGCCCATGAAGGGAAACAATTTTGGTGGCAGAAACTCAGGTGGACCGTATGGAG GTGGCTATGGCTCCAGCGGCGGCAGTGGTGGTTATGGCTCACGGCGCTATTAA
- the hnrnpa3 gene encoding heterogeneous nuclear ribonucleoprotein A3 isoform X2 has product MPWKKSRSEGRKDHDCKEPEQLRKLFIGGLSFETTEESLRAHFEQWGSLTDCVVMRDPGSKRSRGFGFVTYSSMVEVDDAMKERPHKVDGRVVEPKRAVSREDSNKPGAHLTVKKIFVGGIKEDTEEYHIRDYFKKYGKIESIDIMEERSTGKKRGFCFVTFDDHDTVDKIVAQKYHTINSHNCEVRKALSKQEMNVMSNSRGRSGGSGNFMDRSNNFGGGGSYGRDNYGGGRGGYDDFDGTGGNYGGGGGGGGYGGRGNYGGGSYGNQGGGYGGGCDGGYRGSSGGYGGGGNYNDCGNYGGNQSNYGPMKGNNFGGRNSGGPYGGGYGSSGGSGGYGSRRY; this is encoded by the exons GACCATGACTGTAAAGAACCAGAGCAGCTCAGGAAGCTCTTTATTGGTGGCCTGAGCTTCGAAACCACAGAGGAGAGTTTACGGGCCCATTTCGAGCAATGGGGATCACTGACAGACTGTGTG GTGATGAGAGACCCGGGCAGCAAGCGGTCGAGAGGTTTTGGCTTTGTGACCTACTCTTCCATGGTGGAGGTTGACGACGCCATGAAAGAAAGGCCTCATAAAGTAGACGGCCGAGTTGTAGAGCCCAAGAGGGCCGTGTCCCGAGAG GACTCCAATAAACCAGGGGCACATCTGACAGTGAAGAAGatctttgttggtggaattaagGAGGACACAGAAGAGTACCACATCCGAGACTATTTCAAGAAGTACGGAAAGATCGAAAGCATCGACATCATGGAGGAACGCTCCACTGGCAAGAAAAGAGGCTTCTGCTTCGTCACTTTTGACGATCATGACACCGTCGACAAAATTGTCG CTCAGAAATACCACACCATCAACTCGCACAATTGTGAAGTCAGAAAAGCGCTCTCGAAGCAAGAAATGAATGTAATGTCCAACAGCAGGG GGAGGAGTGGAGGCTCTGGTAACTTCATGGATAGAAGTAATAATTTTGGAGGTGGTGGCAGCTATGGTCGTG ATAACTACGGTGGAGGACGAGGTGGCTATGATGATTTTGATG GAACTGGTGGAAAttatggtggtggtggaggaggaggaggttatGGAGGACGTGGGAACTATGGAGGGGGCAGCTATGGTAATCAAGGTGGTGGATATGGTGGCGGCTGTGATGGAGGTTATCGAGGTAGTAGTGGAG GATACGGCGGGGGTGGAAATTACAATGATTGTGGCAACTATGGTGGCAATCAGTCCAACTACGGGCCCATGAAGGGAAACAATTTTGGTGGCAGAAACTCAGGTGGACCGTATGGAG GTGGCTATGGCTCCAGCGGCGGCAGTGGTGGTTATGGCTCACGGCGCTATTAA
- the hnrnpa3 gene encoding heterogeneous nuclear ribonucleoprotein A3 isoform X4: MRDPGSKRSRGFGFVTYSSMVEVDDAMKERPHKVDGRVVEPKRAVSREDSNKPGAHLTVKKIFVGGIKEDTEEYHIRDYFKKYGKIESIDIMEERSTGKKRGFCFVTFDDHDTVDKIVAQKYHTINSHNCEVRKALSKQEMNVMSNSRGRSGGSGNFMDRSNNFGGGGSYGRDNYGGGRGGYDDFDGTGGNYGGGGGGGGYGGRGNYGGGSYGNQGGGYGGGCDGGYRGSSGGYGGGGNYNDCGNYGGNQSNYGPMKGNNFGGRNSGGPYGGGYGSSGGSGGYGSRRY, from the exons ATGAGAGACCCGGGCAGCAAGCGGTCGAGAGGTTTTGGCTTTGTGACCTACTCTTCCATGGTGGAGGTTGACGACGCCATGAAAGAAAGGCCTCATAAAGTAGACGGCCGAGTTGTAGAGCCCAAGAGGGCCGTGTCCCGAGAG GACTCCAATAAACCAGGGGCACATCTGACAGTGAAGAAGatctttgttggtggaattaagGAGGACACAGAAGAGTACCACATCCGAGACTATTTCAAGAAGTACGGAAAGATCGAAAGCATCGACATCATGGAGGAACGCTCCACTGGCAAGAAAAGAGGCTTCTGCTTCGTCACTTTTGACGATCATGACACCGTCGACAAAATTGTCG CTCAGAAATACCACACCATCAACTCGCACAATTGTGAAGTCAGAAAAGCGCTCTCGAAGCAAGAAATGAATGTAATGTCCAACAGCAGGG GGAGGAGTGGAGGCTCTGGTAACTTCATGGATAGAAGTAATAATTTTGGAGGTGGTGGCAGCTATGGTCGTG ATAACTACGGTGGAGGACGAGGTGGCTATGATGATTTTGATG GAACTGGTGGAAAttatggtggtggtggaggaggaggaggttatGGAGGACGTGGGAACTATGGAGGGGGCAGCTATGGTAATCAAGGTGGTGGATATGGTGGCGGCTGTGATGGAGGTTATCGAGGTAGTAGTGGAG GATACGGCGGGGGTGGAAATTACAATGATTGTGGCAACTATGGTGGCAATCAGTCCAACTACGGGCCCATGAAGGGAAACAATTTTGGTGGCAGAAACTCAGGTGGACCGTATGGAG GTGGCTATGGCTCCAGCGGCGGCAGTGGTGGTTATGGCTCACGGCGCTATTAA
- the nfe2l2a gene encoding LOW QUALITY PROTEIN: nuclear factor erythroid 2-related factor 2a (The sequence of the model RefSeq protein was modified relative to this genomic sequence to represent the inferred CDS: deleted 1 base in 1 codon), giving the protein MMEMEVMHSGQQDMDLIDILWRQDIDLGARREVFDYSHRQKEHELQRQQELAEEKRLHLLREQEKALLAQLQLDEETGEYVPRPLPSTPLQSAYHAAVAPTPLAVAQDVSFTQQGAGTLSFDECLQLLAETFPIEENEDASVSLDTSDVSVESSRSSSVAMMSPEQPSLAPLTLSPGPMIASQPQKIPLDIEQAWMELLSLPELQHCLSLQMEDTLETTTYPLPNSTEAQDPNYSFYPMSSPVEEKNNLNVCPTVFMNTFDSSVPSVTPADNVNRMKSEVPQLNTHFNLNSFCNTFYPDTSLEESSSQQDLEGKEYNIMSDVQKLYSLSPGDTFERGRHNASAEVPDLDSGLSSSPDTCSPGKSLYGDEGFDGSDSDMEEMDQNPGSTKSDYSEMFSLNFQPDDVQQAFPLPTLADQVQIQQDEPKKEMDPAEDNGQSSSPFTKDKRKRRSDLRHSRDEQKAKALKIPFSVDMIINVPVDDYNELISKNQLNEAQLALVRDIRRRGKNKVAAQNCRKRKMENIVGLELDLDSLKEEKERLLGEKSRNVNSLREMKRKLNSLYLEVFSMLRDEDGNSISPTDFSLQQSTEGSVFLVPRTKKTLIKS; this is encoded by the exons ATGATGGAAATGGAGGTGATGCATTCCGGACAACAG GACATGGACCTGATCGACATTCTGTGGAGGCAGGACATCGATCTGGGAGCCCGGCGTGAGGTGTTCGACTACAGCCACCGTCAGAAGGAGCACGAGCTGCAGAGGCAGCAGGAGCTGGCGGAGGAGAAGAGGTTGCACCTCCTCCGCGAGCAGGAGAAGGCTCTGCTGGCACAGCTACAGCTGGACGAAGAGACAGGGGAGTACGTGCCGCGACCGCTGCCCAGCACCCCGCTGCAGTCGGCCTACCACGCCGCAGTT GCTCCCACGCCTCTGGCGGTAGCACAG GACGTGAGCTTCACACAACAGGGTGCTGGGACTTTGTCATTTGACGAATGCTTGCAGCTCCTCGCAGAGACGTTTCCCATCGAGGAAAATGAG GATGCCTCCGTTTCCCTGGACACGAGTGATGTCTCTGTTGAGAGTAGCCGCAGCAGCAGCGTTGCCATGATGTCCCCCGAGCAACCATCTTTGGCCCCACTTACGCTTTCACCAGGTCCTATGATAGCATCCCAGCCACAGAAGATACCTTTGGATATCGAACAGGCCTGGATGGAGCTGCTGTCACTTCCTGAGCTGCAG cacTGTCTGAGCCTACAAATGGAGGACACACTAGAGACAACGACCTATCCTCTCCCAAATAGCACTGAAGCACAGGATCCAAACTACTCTTTTTACCCAATGTCTAGTCCAGTAgaagagaaaaacaatttaaatgtgtGTCCTACAGTTTTTATGAATACATTTGATAGCTCAGTTCCCAGCGTGACACCAGCAGACAATGTGAACCGAATGAAGTCAGAAGTTCCCCAGTTAAACACTCATTTCAACCTTAATAGCTTTTGCAACACATTTTACCCTGACACCAGTTTGGAGGAGAGCAGCAGTCAGCAGGACCTTGAGGGAAAAGAATACAATATCATGTCCGATGTTCAGAAATTGTACAGCCTCTCACCCGGTGATACGTTTGAACGGGGCAGACATAATGCATCTGCAGAAGTGCCCGACTTAGACTCTGGCCTCTCCTCAAGTCCCGACACTTGCTCGCCTGGGAAATCTCTATATGGAGATGAGGGTTTTGACGGCAGCGATTCTGACATGGAGGAGATGGACCAGAACCCTGGCAGCACAAAATCTGACTACTCTGAGATGTTCTCTTTAAACTTTCAACCTGATGATGTTCAGCAAGCATTTCCTCTGCCCACATTAGCGgaccaggttcaaatccagcagGACGAGCCCAAAAAAGAAATGGATCCGGCGGAAGACAACGGGCAGAGCTCCTCGCCCTTCACTAAAGACAAACGCAAGAGAAGATCGGATTTGCGTCACTCCAGGGACGAGCAGAAGGCCAAGGCCCTCAAGATCCCCTTCAGCGTTGACATGATCATTAACGTGCCTGTCGACGACTACAACGAGCTGATCTCAAAGAACCAACTGAATGAGGCCCAGCTAGCCCTGGTCAGGGACATTCGCCGCCGCGGCAAGAACAAGGTGGCAGCCCAGAACTGCCGCAAGCGCAAGATGGAGAACATCGTGGGGCTGGAGCTGGACCTGGACTCACTCAAGGAGGAGAAAGAGCGTCTGCTGGGCGAGAAGTCCCGCAACGTAAACAGCCTGAGAGAGATGAAGAGGAAGCTGAATAGCCTTTACCTGGAAGTGTTCAGCATGCTCAGGGACGAGGATGGCAACTCCATCTCGCCGACCGACTTCTCTCTGCAGCAGTCGACCGAAGGCAGCGTCTTCCTTGTTCCTCGCACTAAAAAGACTTTGATCAAGAGCTAA